The window AGCCAGGTGCCGGTCGACCGCTGGTACGAGATGATCGCCATCCCGACCCTGGCCGATGCCGTGCTGGACCGCCTGATCCACAACGCCTACCGGATCGCGTTGTCCGGCGACAGCCTGCGCAAGCACCGCCCTGCCGACCAGCTGGCTTGACCCGAAACACTCCTCGACCGATCTACGAACCCGACCAGCGGGGCGCCATCGCCGTGGCCGGCTTCAGATCGGAACGGTGGCCGGCTTCATGTTGGAATGCTGGCCGGCTTGAAATCGGAATACCCGGCCGGCTTCGTCGGAATCTGCACCTGGATCGGCTGGAATGCGCCACGCATAGCCGACTTCGCCCAGCCCGGCGTGGCTTGGTACGATTGCCTGTCGATCGCGGATCTGCCCTTTGCGTTGGTCGTTCTGGCTGGCGGGCCGCTGATGTTCGCTGTCTTCGCGGCGACGTTCCTTTCCAACATCCTGCTGCGGTCACAGCCGCAGCCAGTCGCTCACGGTGAGCCGGATGGGGGCGACGCCGCGCTGTGGTGGGCTGGTGGGGCAACCCTGGCGGCTGTCGCGGTTTGCCTCGGGATCGCGATGCTGCGGCCGACCTTGACCTACCGTTATCTCACGCCCTTCGCGCCGGGTATCATGCTTCTCGCGGCCGCGGCCGCGGTCCGGCAGGGCAGGGCGCCTGGTGTGGCGGCGGTGGCGCTCGCGGCCGGAGCCCTGGTCGCCACGGCGCTGACCCTGACGGCAGGGGTATCCCCGCTTCAGCGGATCTACAATTTCGAGGTCGCTTCGGCGTGGTTGGCCGAGAAGAGGCCCTCCCGCCTCGTCTTCTTCTGGGATCATCCCTCGACTCCCGTCATGGCGCGCAGCCAGCTCGACGCGATCGGCGGGTTCTTTCTGCGGCGGGCCGGCCTGCCGGTCGAGGTGATCCCGATCCGCCCGACGGAGGACGACATGAACGGTCCCGTCCTGGCGGCGGCCGGACCCGACGCGGCCGTGATCTGGATGTACGACGTCCTCATTCACCGCACGAGCGCCGGGACACACCCGCCTCGACTGTCAGCGCTCGCTCCGCGCTTGGAATGTCGGAATTTCGCGGCCTTCAACATCGGCGTCGTTGCTTGCCGGCAGCGGTCCTGAGCGGGAGGACGCCGGCCTGAGGTCCATGTCCGAACGTCCGGGGAGGCGGCCACGCGCACGCGGACCCGCCGCGCCGAAGATCCTGGCGGCTTGCGCCGCAACGCGGTCACGCGCGTCTGCGGTGGAGGAGGTCGCGACCTGTGCCCCAAGCTCGCGGCCGCGTCTCCGTCCTCCAACATTGTAGCTTCGAACGATGCGTGGGGGGAAGGAGGCGGGACGGCGTGGGTGCCCGACGCCGGGCGGAAGGGTCCTACTAAGCCACCGCCCGTGTCGCCGCGCGCCGTGGCACCAGCCGCTCGCTCGCCAGGGCTTCGCGCACACCGGACTCGCCCGCTTCGCCGTATTCGGCGTCCTCGTTGACCTGCCACACGTCGTACAGGCGCTCGCCCGCCAGGATGTTGCGGACCGTCAGCATGGCGGTCATCATCGCATGGTCCTGGTTGTTGTACTTGTGCATTCCGTTGCGGCCGACGAGGTGCAGCGTCGGGAAGCTCGATTCGAGCTCCAGCCGCACCATGCGGACGTTGTGGGCATAGTCCTCGTCGTAGACCGGATAGGCCTTGGGCTGGCGCACCACGCAGGCGTCCACCACGTCCTCGGACCGGATCAGGCCGATGTGGTCGATCTCGCGCTTGGCCAGCGCGATCAGATCCTCGTCCGGCGCGGTCCACAGCCCGTCGCCCTCGAAGCAGAAATATTCGAGCCCGAGGCAGGTCGTGTCCGGGTCCGGGATCAGCTCCGGCGACCAGGAGCGGAAGTTCTGCACGCGCCCCACCGAGACGGCGGGGTCGTGGATGTAGACCCAGTTGTCGGGGAAGTCGTCCGCCGTGCGGGCGATCAGCGCCACAGTGAGGAAGTCGCGGTAGCGCAGCGCGCGGGCGTGCAGCGTGCTGATCGGGGCGGGCTTGATGGCGTGCGACAGGTCGTGGATCGCTGCGGAGGAGATCACGTGGCGCGCCGTCACGACCGAGCGCTCGCCCGCCCCCGACACGAGCGTCACCGTCCACAGGCCGGCCGCGGCGTCCCAACTCATCGTGTCGAGCGCGCGGTCCATCGTCACGCGGCCGCCCCGCGCCGCGATCTTGGCCGCCGCCGCCTCCCACATCATGCCCGGTCCCTTGCGGGGATAGCGGAACGAGGCGATCAGCGTCTTGATCGTGTCGCCGCCCTCCCTGCGGCGCCCGAGGCCGAGCGAGCGCGTCAGCGCGTCCCGCAGCGCCGAGGACAGGCTGAGCCCCTTGATCCGCTGCGCCGCCCAGTCGGCCGAGATGGCGTCGCAGGACATGCCCCACACCTTCTCGGTGTAGGTCTTGAAGAAGATCGAGAAGAGCTTCTCGCCGAAATTGTTGCGCACCCACTGGTGGAAGGTCGCGGGCGCCGGTACGGGGCGCAGCTTGGCCCAGGCGTAGGAGGCCACGCAGGCCGTGCTGGTCACGAGCCCGAGGTTGCGCAGCGCCTCGAAGGCCTTCAGCGGATAGGCGTAGAACTTGCCGCGGTAGAAGATGCGCGACAGGCGCGGCCGCTCGACGAAGTCGTCGGGCAGGATCTCGTTCCACAGGTCGACCACCTCCTTCGACTTGGAGAAGAAGCGGTGGCCCCCGATGTCGAACAGGTAGCCCTTGTAGTTCACCGTGCGGCTGATGCCGCCGACGTAGACCGGGTCCCGCTCGACCACCTGGACGTCGCGGCCCGCCTTGCTCAGGAGGTAGCCGGCCGTCAGGCCCGCCGGACCGGCGCCGATGATCAGGATGTCGGTGTCGGGCCGCATGGTCGTGGTCCTCAGGGTGGACGAGCTCCGGGCACCCTGTGACGCCCGATGATCCGCCGCCGAGGATGCAGGCCCGTCGTTGCATTGAGGTAAACGGACCCTCTCGCCCGCCTCGAACCGCGCCTTAACCTGTTCACCGCTGTGTTCGCCCTCGGAGCGTCCCCGTCCGGGGACCATTGGGAGTGGGCCATGCA is drawn from Lichenibacterium dinghuense and contains these coding sequences:
- a CDS encoding NAD(P)/FAD-dependent oxidoreductase, with the translated sequence MRPDTDILIIGAGPAGLTAGYLLSKAGRDVQVVERDPVYVGGISRTVNYKGYLFDIGGHRFFSKSKEVVDLWNEILPDDFVERPRLSRIFYRGKFYAYPLKAFEALRNLGLVTSTACVASYAWAKLRPVPAPATFHQWVRNNFGEKLFSIFFKTYTEKVWGMSCDAISADWAAQRIKGLSLSSALRDALTRSLGLGRRREGGDTIKTLIASFRYPRKGPGMMWEAAAAKIAARGGRVTMDRALDTMSWDAAAGLWTVTLVSGAGERSVVTARHVISSAAIHDLSHAIKPAPISTLHARALRYRDFLTVALIARTADDFPDNWVYIHDPAVSVGRVQNFRSWSPELIPDPDTTCLGLEYFCFEGDGLWTAPDEDLIALAKREIDHIGLIRSEDVVDACVVRQPKAYPVYDEDYAHNVRMVRLELESSFPTLHLVGRNGMHKYNNQDHAMMTAMLTVRNILAGERLYDVWQVNEDAEYGEAGESGVREALASERLVPRRAATRAVA